Proteins from one Heptranchias perlo isolate sHepPer1 chromosome 42, sHepPer1.hap1, whole genome shotgun sequence genomic window:
- the LOC137306137 gene encoding probable G-protein coupled receptor 139, with the protein MHEPVTDQVYLIFYPVLGAVGIPVNLVAIVILSRGKCGLSKCITYYLVAMAVADLLVVLTSVVLSRIIGVYFPASFLSITPLCRLKTALIYATKDSSVWLTVAFTFDRYVAICCQKLKNKYCTERTAAVVIETVFALSCLRNIPWYFAFISLYTIDNVPWYCTFKSSFYTSSAWRAFSYLNHILTPFVPLILISLFNLLTVKHILVANRIRKALLGKKNGEKENDSEMENRRKSIILLLTISGSFILLWMTFAVHYLYHRMTNTYNYSGSDDPVYILQEAGYMLLLLSCCTNTCIYAVTQTKFREELKNLAKYPLMLIAKLFK; encoded by the exons ATGCATGAACCAGTAACAGATCAAGTATATCTTATTTTCTATCCTGTTCTTGGCGCTGTCGGAATCCCAG TTAACctagtggcgattgtgatcctatcCCGTgggaagtgcggtctctccaaatgcatcACTTACTACCTGGTAGCCATGGCTGTGGCGGATCTGCTGGTCGTTCTCACTAGTGTGGTATTGAGTCGGATAATTGGCGTTTATTTTCCAGCTAGCTTCCTGTCCATTACGCCGCTGTGTCGACTCAAAACTGCCCTGATTTATGCCACCAAAGACAGTTCAGTCTGGTtaacggtcgctttcacctttgatcgctATGTGGCGATTtgctgccagaagctgaaaaacaaatattgcaccgagaggaCGGCAGCCGTTGTTATAGAAACGGTGTTTGCCCTGAGCTGTTTACGAAATATCCCCTGGTACTTTGCATTTATATCTCTGTATACAATTGACAATGTACCCTGGTATTGTACCTTCAAATCTAGCTTTTATACTTCATCCGCATGGAGAGCGTTTTCTTACCTTAACCATATTTTAACCCCGTTCGTTCCATTGATTTTGATTTCACTATTCAACCTACTGACAGTGAAGCATATTTTAGTGGCCAATAGAATCCGCAAAGCTCTCCTCGGCAAGAAAAAcggtgaaaaggagaatgattccGAAATGGAGAATCGAAGAAAATCTATCATTTTACTTCTTactatatcaggcagttttatactcTTGTGGATGACGTTTGCTGTGCATTACTTATATCATCGAATGACGAACACTTATAATTACTCAGGTTCTGACGACCCTGTATACATCCTCCAGGAAGCCGGGTATATGCTTCTCCtgttgagttgctgcacaaacacgtgtatttatgcagtgactcagactaaattcagagaggagctgaagaacttaGCAAAATATCCACTGATGTTAATTGCTAAATTATTTAAATAG
- the LOC137306136 gene encoding probable G-protein coupled receptor 139, producing MHEPANGLVYAICYPILAAVGIPGNIMAIVILSRGKCGLSKCITCYLVAMAVADLLVVLTSVLLNRIIAVYFPAGFLSITPVCALKSVLVYAAKDSSVWLTVAFTFDRYVAICCQKLKNKYCTERMAGGVVGTVFALSSLRNIPWYFALEPLYFINNVPWYCNFKFSFYKTPPWIAFSYLTHILTPFVPLILILLLNAITVRFILVTSRVRKALRGKNCVEGGSDPEMENRRKSIILLLTISGSFVLLWMTFTVHYLYFRITNSYTYTGNNDPLYVLQEAGYLLLLLSCCTNTCIYAVIQTKFREEFKHSVKYPFTLMSKLVNGNILF from the exons ATGCATGAACCAGCGAATGGCCTGGTCTATGCTATTTGCTATCCTATTCTTGCTGCTGTCGGTATTCCGG GTAACAtaatggcgattgtgatcctatcccgaggaaagtgcggtctctccaaatgcatcacttgctacctggtggccatggctgTAGCGGATCTGCTGGTCGTTCTCACTAGTGTGTTGTTGAATCGAATAATCGCCGTTTATTTCCCAGCTGGCTTCCTGTCCATCACTCCAGTGTGCGCTCTGAAAAGCGTCCTGGTTTACGCCGCCAAAGACAGTTCCGTCTGGTtgacagtcgctttcacctttgatcgctATGTGGCGATTtgctgtcagaagctgaaaaacaaatattgcaccgagagaatggCAGGCGGGGTTGTGGGAACGGTGTTTGCGCTCAGCAGTTTACGAAATATCCCCTGGTACTTTGCATTAGAACCTTTATATTTCATTAACAATGTACCCTGGTACTGCAACTTCAAATTTAGCTTTTACAAAACGCCTCCGTGGATCGCATTTTCGTACCTCACTCATATTTTAACCCCGTTTGTGCCCCTAATTTTGATTTTGCTGCTGAATGCAATCACCGTGAGATTTATTTTAGTGACAAGTAGAGTCCGCAAAGCTCTCCGTGGTAAGAATTGTGTCGAAGGTGGGAGTGATCCCGAAATGGAAAATCGaagaaaatccatcattttacttctTACTATATCAGGCAGTTTCGTTCTCTTGTGGATGACTTTTACCGTACATTATTTATATTTCCGAATTACAAATTCTTACACTTACACAGGAAACAATGACCCTCTCTATGTCCTTCAAGAAGCTGGATACTTGCTTCTCCTTTTAagttgctgcaccaacacgtgtatttatgcagtgatTCAGACCAAGTTCAGAGAGGAGTTCAAACATTCAGTGAAATATCCGTTTACACTCATGTCTAAATTAGTTAATGGTAACATTCTATTTTGA